The Populus trichocarpa isolate Nisqually-1 chromosome 2, P.trichocarpa_v4.1, whole genome shotgun sequence genome has a window encoding:
- the LOC7495115 gene encoding phosphatidylinositol 4-phosphate 5-kinase 1, with the protein MREGLIVDAVTDVVSTTKKKKSGEQDNIIINNDDDDNNNQRQQLDKVILLVADKEITKQAAVPPQPIVVTRARSQSATRRVTPATTPTTAVATTSISSEITVEKQLPNGDLYVGSFSGHAPHGSGKYVWTDGCMYEGEWRRGKASGKGKFSWPSGATFEGEFKSGRMEGFGTFIGSEGDTYRGSWSSDRKHGYGQKQYANGDLYEGTWKKNLQDGKGRYVWKNGNEYFGEWKNGVISGRGVLIWANGNRYDAQWENGVPKGNGVYTWPDGSYIGSWDNNNSKDLKGQQLNSTFCPGNRKECCLKRNESDLVLTTTPTRKRSSVDGGRGSGMNFPRICIWESDGDAGDITCDIIDNVEAEMIYRDGLGLDRECIRQFIRGPCCFNGGEVKKPGQTISKGHKNYDLMLNLQLGIRYSVGKHAQILRDLKPSDFEPKEKFWTRFPPEGSKITPPHQSLDFRWKDYCPVVFRHLRELFQVDPADYMLAICGNDALRELSSPGKSGSFFYLTQDDRFMIKTVKKSEVKVLIRMLPSYYQHVCRYENSLVTKFFGVHCVKPIGGQKIRFIVMGNLFCSEYRIHRRFDLKGSSHGRTTDKPEGEIDETTTLKDLDLNFVFRLQLNLFQELIKQIDRDCEFLEAEKIMDYSLLVGLHFRDDNTYDKMGLSPFLLRTGKKDSYQNEKFMRGCRFLEAELQDMDRILSGRKPLIRLGANMPARAETMARRSDFDQYTPGGFSHLTPSRSGEIYEVVLYFGIIDILQDYDISKKLEHAYKSLQADPTSISAVDPKLYSKRFRDFIGRIFIEDR; encoded by the exons ATGCGTGAAGGACTTATCGTTGATGCGGTAACCGACGTCGTTTCAaccacaaagaagaagaaatcaggAGAGCAagacaacatcatcatcaacaacgaCGACGACGACAACAATAATCAGCGGCAGCAGCTAGATAAGGTTATACTACTAGTGGCAGACAAAGAAATCACAAAACAAGCAGCTGTTCCGCCACAACCCATTGTTGTTACCCGCGCTCGATCCCAATCCGCCACCCGTCGTGTCACTCCCGCCACCACCCCAACCACCGCCGTCGCCACCACCAGCATCTCTTCTGAAATCACTGTAGAAAAACAACTCCCGAACGGGGATCTATACGTAGGATCATTCTCGGGTCACGCGCCTCACGGATCGGGGAAATACGTCTGGACTGATGGGTGCATGTACGAAGGCGAGTGGCGTCGCGGTAAAGCATCTGGGAAAGGGAAATTCTCTTGGCCTTCAGGAGCTACTTTTGAAGGGGAATTTAAGTCGGGTCGGATGGAAGGATTCGGTACTTTTATAGGATCCGAAGGGGACACTTACCGCGGATCATGGAGCTCCGATCGAAAACATGGGTACGGGCAAAAACAGTACGCGAATGGAGATTTATATGAAGGGACATGGAAGAAGAATTTACAAGATGGGAAAGGGAGATATGTGTGGAAAAACGGTAATGAGTATTTTGGTGAGTGGAAAAACGGCGTCATTTCAGGGAGAGGAGTTTTGATTTGGGCTAATGGGAATAGATACGATGCGCAATGGGAAAATGGAGTACCGAAAGGGAATGGGGTTTATACATGGCCGGATGGGAGTTATATTGGGAGCTGGGATAATAATAACAGTAAGGATTTGAAAGGGCAGCAATTGAATAGCACATTTTGTCCTGGGAATAGGAAGGAATGTTGTTTAAAGAGGAATGAGAGTGATTTGGTTTTGACCACTACACCCACGAGGAAGAGATCCTCAGTTGATGGAGGGAGAGGGAGCGGGATGAATTTTCCTAGGATTTGTATTTGGGAAAGTGATGGGGATGCTGGGGACATTACTTGTGATATCATTGATAACGTGGAAGCAGAGATGATTTATCGAGATGGGTTAGGGCTGGACCGAGAATGTATTAGGCAGTTTATAAGAGGTCCCTGTTGTTTTAATGGTGGAGAGGTCAAGAAACCCGGGCAGACCATCTCGAAAGGGCACAAGAATTATGATTTGATGCTTAATTTGCAATTGGGTATTAg GTATTCTGTTGGGAAGCATGCCCAGATTTTGAGGGACTTGAAGCCAAGCGATTTTGAACCCAAGGAGAAGTTCTGGACGAGGTTTCCACCTGAAGGCTCAAAAATTACACCTCCACATCAGTCTTTAGATTTTAGATGGAAAGATTATTGTCCAGTGGTTTTTAG ACATTTGAGAGAGCTTTTTCAAGTAGATCCTGCTGATTACATGCTAGCTATTTGTGGCAATGATGCCCTCAGAGAGCTTTCTTCACCAGGGAAGAGTGGAAGCTTCTTTTACCTTACTCAGGATGACAGGTTTATGATAAAGACGGTGAAGAAATCAGAAGTCAAG GTGCTTATTAGGATGCTTCCCAGTTATTACCAACATGTTTGTCGGTATGAAAATTCATTAGTGACAAAGTTCTTTGGTGTGCATTGTGTTAAACCGATTGGTGGACAGAAG ATCCGTTTCATTGTGATGGGCAATCTCTTCTGTTCAGAGTATAGAATACATAGAAGATTTGACCTGAAAGGATCCTCCCATGGCCGCACAACAGATAAGCCTGAGGGTGAGATAGATGAAACCACAACTCTCAAGGACCTTGATCTCAATTTTGTCTTTCGTCTACAGTTAAATTTGTTCCAGGAACTTATCAA ACAAATTGATCGTGATTGTGAGTTTTTGGAAGCTGAGAAAATCATGGATTATAGTCTGTTGGTTGGCCTCCACTTTCGTGATGACAATACTTATGACAAAATGGGATTGTCACCATTCCTTTTGCGAACTG GAAAAAAAGATTCGTACCAGAATGAAAAGTTCATGCGTGGGTGTCGCTTTCTTGAAGCAGAGCTACAAGACATGGATCGTATTTTATCTGGCAG GAAACCTTTAATAAGATTGGGAGCAAACATGCCAGCAAGAGCAGAGACGATGGCGCGAAGGAGTGATTTTGATCAGTATACCCCTGGTGGATTTAGCCATTTGACCCCTTCTCGAAGTGGTGAAATCTACGAAGTGGTCCTTTATTTTGGAATTATTGATATCTTGCAAGACTATGATATTAGCAAGAAGTTGGAGCATGCCTACAAGTCCTTACAAGCTGATCCTACTTCAATTTCAGCAGTAGATCCAAAACTTTACTCAAAGAGGTTCCGGGATTTCATTGGGAGAATATTTATAGAAGACAGGTAG
- the LOC7495116 gene encoding uncharacterized protein LOC7495116 — protein sequence MAVNAPNPKPLNPSASPYTRAEASVSSPFLPPNSGMIVLPSKLPQLSQEIYGSHPQQLQSQLAWVTRSVPNMVPGFLANPYLSVQHQLTQAWVYQEATAYYNVYRQPFTVPYPHLYYSDSGNQGTCCTPGENLKESEAVKFEERVKCEDCYSGVLGNVEKRVFGGGARRFVAPPRLRAKRRDGGVFLGEKLWVPKTESKLYGESSGDDQGLSVKEEDGVLSCSTDEVFLAGKTTLMIKNIPNQLGRHDLLRILDVHCLGENQKAMQRFDRVKSEFDFFYLPMDFVRRANLGYAFVNFTNAAGALRFRKAFNKYKWDVGANRKTCEVSLATIQGKDALCNRYKNSVFPCHTNAYLPVVLLPARDGWRQTAPSIVGRRVDPAFPLERGCFSRRKSFNK from the exons ATGGCTGTTAACGCGCCAAACCCTAAACCTTTGAACCCTTCGGCTTCCCCTTACACGAGAGCCGAAGCAAGTGTGTCTTCGCCATTTCTACCACCAAACAGTGGAATGATCGTGTTACCCTCAAAACTACCCCAGCTTTCACAAGAGATTTATGGCTCCCATCCACAACAGTTGCAATCTCAACTAGCGTGGGTGACTCGATCAGTGCCCAACATGGTTCCTGGGTTCCTCGCCAATCCCTACCTCTCCGTGCAACACCAGTTGACCCAAGCTTGGGTGTACCAAGAAGCCACTGCCTACTACAACGTCTATAGGCAGCCTTTCACTGTGCCCTATCCACATCTTTATTACAGTGACAGTGGAAACCAAGGAACATGCTGTACCCCCGGTGAGAATTTAAAAGAATCCGAGGCTGTCAAATTTGAGGAAAGAGTGAAATGTGAGGATTGCTATTCTGGGGTTTTGGGCAACGTGGAAAAGAGGGTTTTTGGTGGAGGTGCCAGGAGGTTTGTTGCACCTCCTCGTTTAAGGGCAAAGCGAAGAGATGGTGGGGTTTTTTTGGGGGAGAAATTATGGGTGCCTAAGACTGAATCTAAGCTGTATGGGGAGAGTAGTGGTGATGATCAGGGGTTGAGTGTTAAGGAGGAGGATGGGGTACTTTCTTGTAGTACCGATGAAGTTTTTTTAGCAGGAAAAACTACTTTAATGATCAAGAATATTCCAAATCAACTTGG AAGGCATGATTTACTGCGAATACTGGACGTGCACTGTTTGGGAGAGAATCAAAAGGCTATGCAGCGATTTGATCGTGTTAAATCAGAGTTCGATTTTTTCTACTTGCCCATGGACTTTGT GAGACGAGCAAATCTGGGTTATGCGTTTGTCAACTTCACGAATGCAGCTGGAGCCTTGAGATTTCGCAAAGCTTTCAATAAGTACAAGTGGGATGTCGGTGCAAACCGCAAGACATGTGAAGTATCTTTGGCAACTATCCAG GGAAAAGATGCCCTCTGCAATCGCTACAAGAATTCTGTGTTTCCATGTCATACCAATGCCTATTTGCCTGTTGTTCTACTGCCTGCACGTGATGGGTGGAGGCAGACCGCACCTAGTATTGTTGGAAGGCGTGTAGACCCAGCTTTTCCATTGGAAAGAGGTTGTTTCAGTCGGAGGAAATCCTTCAACAAGTAA